One Candidatus Hydrogenedentota bacterium DNA segment encodes these proteins:
- a CDS encoding NADP oxidoreductase: MAKPRIATGHFTGCFGCHMSLLDIDERILDLVDIVDFDKSPINDKKRFDQPVDIGIVEGGISNDENLEFLLEFRKNCKILIAMGACAITGGVPSMRNTVPLRECLEEAYLNGPTVEGGIIPNDPDIPVLLDKVYPCHEVVKIDYFLPGCPPSADTLWAALTALLSGQEPELPYELVKYD, encoded by the coding sequence ATGGCGAAACCGCGGATTGCAACGGGCCACTTCACCGGTTGTTTCGGGTGCCATATGTCGCTGCTGGACATCGACGAGCGGATCCTGGATCTGGTGGACATCGTGGATTTCGACAAGTCGCCAATCAACGACAAGAAGCGATTCGACCAGCCGGTGGATATTGGCATTGTCGAGGGCGGCATCAGCAACGACGAGAACCTGGAATTCCTGCTGGAGTTCCGGAAAAATTGCAAGATACTTATTGCGATGGGCGCGTGCGCGATCACGGGCGGGGTTCCGTCGATGCGCAACACTGTTCCCCTTCGCGAGTGCCTGGAGGAGGCCTATCTGAACGGGCCGACGGTGGAAGGCGGGATCATTCCGAACGACCCGGATATTCCCGTGTTGCTCGACAAGGTGTACCCGTGCCACGAAGTGGTGAAGATTGATTACTTTCTCCCGGGGTGCCCGCCGTCGGCGGACACGCTGTGGGCGGCGCTGACGGCGCTGCTCTCGGGCCAGGAGCCGGAGCTGCCGTACGAGCTGGTTAAATACGACTGA
- a CDS encoding response regulator, with product MDAARHTKTILTIDDDADIRAALRVVLQAEGFSVGEAASGEEGLKVAKSIQPDAIVVDLMMEKVDTGQQVVKALRESGYDRPIYLLSAAGDTVRYNIDPRALGLSGIFQKPIDPKSLVETLKAKLLRDQGSTA from the coding sequence ATGGATGCCGCACGGCACACAAAAACCATACTGACCATTGACGACGATGCCGATATTCGCGCCGCGCTGCGGGTGGTGTTGCAGGCGGAGGGCTTCAGCGTGGGCGAGGCCGCGAGTGGCGAAGAGGGCCTGAAGGTGGCGAAGAGCATCCAGCCGGACGCCATCGTCGTGGACTTGATGATGGAGAAGGTGGACACGGGCCAGCAGGTCGTGAAGGCGCTGCGGGAGAGCGGGTATGATCGCCCGATCTATTTGCTGAGCGCGGCGGGCGATACCGTGCGCTACAACATCGATCCGCGCGCCCTGGGACTCTCCGGCATCTTCCAGAAGCCCATCGACCCGAAGTCCCTCGTGGAAACCCTGAAGGCGAAGCTGCTGCGGGACCAGGGCTCCACAGCCTGA
- a CDS encoding 4Fe-4S binding protein — MADVLIATFFMAGLGGLLSIGLATANRKLFVEEDPRIDAVEEMLPGANCGACGQAGCRAFAEAVVAGKAMPAACTVSPPEGIKAVANYLGTDAGAAVKRVARLACAGGANVAWNRAVYGSEQTCRGAALIAGGGKGCSWGCLGLGDCEAVCDFGAIRMNEHGLPVVNEAKCTACNDCVEVCPKDLFSIQPVTNHLWVACKSLAEGDDALAECAVACNACGRCAADAPAGAVVMRDNLPVVDYGRNRDLTSEIIQRCPTGAIVWISDNGTVTRGAAARPVVRKSPLPVMTMKQP, encoded by the coding sequence ATGGCGGACGTACTGATAGCAACCTTCTTCATGGCTGGTCTTGGCGGCCTCCTCTCCATCGGGCTCGCCACCGCCAACCGGAAGTTGTTTGTCGAAGAAGACCCGCGCATTGACGCCGTCGAGGAAATGCTCCCCGGCGCCAATTGCGGCGCCTGCGGCCAAGCCGGCTGCCGCGCCTTCGCCGAAGCCGTCGTCGCCGGGAAAGCGATGCCCGCCGCCTGCACCGTAAGCCCCCCCGAGGGAATCAAGGCCGTCGCCAACTACCTGGGCACCGACGCGGGCGCCGCGGTGAAGCGCGTGGCCCGCCTGGCCTGCGCCGGCGGCGCCAACGTCGCCTGGAACCGCGCCGTATATGGAAGCGAGCAAACCTGCCGGGGCGCGGCCCTCATCGCCGGCGGCGGCAAGGGATGTTCCTGGGGCTGTCTCGGCCTGGGCGACTGCGAGGCCGTTTGTGATTTCGGCGCTATTCGCATGAATGAACACGGCCTCCCGGTGGTGAATGAGGCGAAATGCACCGCGTGTAACGACTGCGTCGAGGTCTGCCCGAAGGATCTCTTCTCAATACAGCCCGTCACCAATCATCTCTGGGTGGCGTGCAAGAGCCTCGCGGAGGGCGACGACGCTCTCGCCGAGTGCGCCGTGGCCTGCAACGCCTGCGGGCGCTGCGCCGCGGACGCGCCCGCCGGCGCCGTCGTCATGCGCGACAATCTCCCCGTTGTGGACTACGGCCGCAACCGGGATCTCACCAGTGAAATCATCCAGCGCTGCCCGACGGGCGCGATTGTCTGGATTTCGGATAACGGAACCGTTACCCGGGGAGCGGCGGCCAGGCCGGTGGTCCGCAAGTCGCCCCTGCCCGTGATGACGATGAAGCAACCCTAA
- a CDS encoding hydrogenase maturation nickel metallochaperone HypA, protein MHEFSLAERILECALEVSGEHGGAAIERVVLEIGALRAVVPESLKFAFEAASMETAAEGALLEWREIPAEVECRSCLETYCPQDIVWCCPGCGATGGRAVRGDELIITSVSLSDTPCLEGAIR, encoded by the coding sequence ATGCATGAATTCAGCCTTGCGGAGCGTATACTGGAGTGCGCGCTGGAAGTTTCCGGCGAGCACGGGGGCGCGGCCATCGAGCGGGTCGTGCTGGAAATTGGCGCGCTGCGGGCGGTCGTCCCGGAGTCGCTGAAGTTTGCGTTTGAGGCCGCGTCAATGGAAACCGCCGCGGAGGGCGCCCTGCTCGAATGGCGCGAAATACCGGCGGAAGTCGAATGCCGATCCTGTCTTGAAACATACTGCCCACAGGACATTGTCTGGTGCTGCCCCGGTTGCGGGGCCACGGGCGGCCGCGCTGTTCGCGGCGATGAACTTATCATAACCAGTGTGTCGTTGTCGGACACCCCCTGCCTTGAGGGGGCGATCCGGTAG
- the hypF gene encoding carbamoyltransferase HypF, translating into MRASRTTPPPARRRHRLLVRGLVQGVGFRPFVYRLARELMLGGYVTNTGAGACVEIEGPAAALEAFRARLFAELPPPAAITECTVEEIPAGAGAGFSILESDRAGRMQALVLPDIATCAECLAEIRDPSDRRYRYPFTNCTHCGPRYSIIEAMPYDRLYTTMADFTMCADCRREYEDPGDRRFHAQPVACPACGPALSLWDRDGTMEARGDEALRAAAAILRNGGILALKGLGGFQLLADAGSDRAVALLRERKRRDAKPFALMYADTALMAADCAIDPVRLAVIQSPEAPIVLAPSRPEAAALQARIAPDTRFLGVMAPYTPLHHLLLAELSGPAVATSGNLDEEPICIDNQDALSRLAGIADAFLVHDRPIARQVDDSIVTVVEGAPMLLRRARGYAPGPLDSAAGGEDVLAVGAHLKSSVAYRKAGTIFPSQHIGNLENVLALDAFRSTADSMRRLFEAAPVRVVHDLHPDYASTRHALALGLPAHGVQHHYAHVLSCMAEHGLEGPVLGVSWDGTGYGLDGTIWGSEFLRCTRTGFDRIGSLRPFPLPGGDAAARAPWRCAASLLHGIGALDVLAKFGLTETVPEPEWRLVRQMLDRKFNAPVTTSMGRLFDALASLCGLCQHSQFEGQAAMRLERAAAAWHGPAHPLPLPAEAEGGRMQLDWRGMVAETVAARRAGVPAGAIALGFHEALAEALALVARDAGLPVILTGGCFQNVLLHELALAALKRNDCRVYRHGAVPPNDGGIAAGQAWFQPAGEEIPCV; encoded by the coding sequence ATGCGGGCTTCGCGCACAACGCCTCCCCCGGCGCGGCGGCGCCACCGGCTTCTCGTGCGCGGGCTCGTGCAGGGCGTGGGCTTTCGTCCCTTTGTATACCGCCTGGCGCGCGAACTCATGCTGGGCGGCTACGTGACCAACACGGGGGCCGGCGCGTGCGTGGAGATCGAGGGGCCGGCGGCGGCCCTGGAGGCTTTTCGGGCGCGGCTCTTCGCCGAGCTTCCTCCGCCCGCCGCCATCACGGAATGCACCGTCGAGGAGATTCCGGCGGGGGCCGGCGCGGGCTTCTCGATCCTGGAGAGTGATCGCGCCGGGCGGATGCAGGCGCTGGTCCTTCCCGATATCGCGACTTGCGCCGAGTGCCTGGCCGAAATCCGTGACCCCTCGGATCGGCGCTATCGCTATCCCTTCACCAACTGCACGCATTGCGGCCCGCGCTACAGCATTATCGAGGCGATGCCCTACGACCGCCTGTACACGACCATGGCCGACTTCACGATGTGCGCCGACTGCCGCCGGGAGTACGAGGACCCCGGCGACCGGCGCTTCCACGCGCAGCCGGTGGCCTGTCCCGCGTGCGGTCCGGCGCTTTCCCTGTGGGACCGCGACGGTACTATGGAGGCGCGGGGCGACGAAGCGCTGCGCGCCGCGGCCGCGATCCTGCGAAATGGGGGGATCCTGGCGCTGAAGGGACTCGGCGGATTTCAGTTGCTCGCCGATGCGGGCAGCGATCGCGCCGTGGCCCTGCTTCGCGAACGGAAGCGCCGAGATGCAAAGCCCTTTGCGCTGATGTACGCCGATACCGCGTTGATGGCGGCGGACTGCGCGATCGATCCGGTGCGCCTCGCGGTCATACAGTCGCCGGAGGCCCCCATCGTGCTGGCGCCATCCCGGCCGGAGGCCGCGGCGCTTCAGGCGCGCATTGCGCCGGACACGCGCTTCCTGGGCGTCATGGCGCCGTATACGCCGCTGCATCACCTGCTGCTGGCGGAGCTTTCCGGGCCCGCCGTCGCGACGAGCGGGAATCTGGACGAGGAACCCATTTGTATTGACAACCAGGACGCGCTTTCGCGGCTCGCGGGTATCGCCGACGCGTTTCTGGTGCACGATCGCCCGATCGCGCGGCAGGTGGACGACTCCATTGTCACGGTTGTGGAGGGCGCGCCGATGCTGCTGCGCCGTGCGCGCGGGTACGCGCCGGGGCCGCTGGATTCCGCCGCGGGCGGCGAGGATGTGCTTGCGGTTGGCGCGCATTTGAAGAGCAGCGTGGCCTATCGCAAGGCCGGGACGATATTTCCGAGCCAGCATATCGGCAACCTGGAGAACGTCCTCGCACTGGACGCCTTCCGGAGCACGGCGGACAGCATGCGGCGGCTGTTCGAGGCGGCGCCCGTTCGGGTGGTCCACGATCTGCACCCGGATTACGCGAGCACGCGGCATGCGCTCGCTCTGGGGCTGCCGGCGCACGGTGTGCAACACCACTACGCGCACGTGCTCTCCTGCATGGCGGAGCACGGCCTGGAGGGGCCGGTGCTCGGGGTATCCTGGGATGGGACGGGGTACGGTTTGGATGGTACAATATGGGGAAGCGAGTTTCTCCGTTGCACGCGTACCGGGTTTGATCGCATCGGCAGCTTGCGCCCGTTCCCGCTTCCGGGCGGCGATGCGGCGGCGCGCGCGCCCTGGCGTTGCGCGGCCAGCCTGCTCCACGGCATCGGCGCGCTGGACGTGCTGGCGAAATTCGGCCTGACGGAGACGGTTCCCGAACCGGAATGGCGCCTGGTCCGGCAGATGCTCGACCGGAAATTTAACGCGCCCGTCACCACCAGCATGGGCCGCCTCTTCGATGCCCTCGCGAGCCTCTGCGGCCTCTGCCAGCACAGCCAGTTCGAGGGCCAGGCGGCGATGCGGCTGGAGCGCGCGGCGGCGGCCTGGCATGGCCCCGCGCACCCGTTGCCCCTTCCCGCCGAAGCGGAGGGCGGGCGGATGCAGCTGGACTGGCGCGGCATGGTCGCGGAGACGGTGGCGGCCCGGCGCGCAGGTGTTCCGGCGGGCGCCATCGCCCTCGGGTTTCACGAAGCGTTGGCCGAGGCCCTCGCGCTGGTTGCGCGGGACGCGGGCCTGCCGGTGATTCTCACGGGCGGCTGTTTTCAGAATGTGTTGCTGCACGAACTGGCCCTGGCGGCCTTGAAACGGAATGATTGCCGCGTATACCGGCATGGTGCGGTTCCGCCCAATGACGGCGGAATTGCGGCCGGCCAGGCGTGGTTTCAGCCGGCTGGAGAAGAAATACCATGTGTTTAG
- a CDS encoding hydrogenase maturation protease — protein sequence MSPDRHRRTVVLGYGNPGRRDDGLGPAAAAALEARPLPDVAVEAAYQLNIEDAATLAEYGKAIFVDAAVSGPEPYELRPIAPASTIAFTSHSMDPASVLAICEESFCPAPEAWVLAIRGYDFALGEGLTPRAEENLNAALDAVRALLQVKEDRTHGCRTAHKNHTDH from the coding sequence ATGAGCCCGGACCGGCATAGACGCACCGTGGTGCTGGGCTACGGGAATCCCGGGCGGCGCGACGACGGGCTTGGCCCGGCGGCCGCCGCGGCCCTGGAGGCGCGGCCTTTGCCGGATGTGGCCGTGGAGGCGGCGTATCAACTCAACATTGAGGACGCCGCGACGCTTGCGGAATACGGAAAGGCGATATTCGTGGATGCGGCCGTGTCGGGGCCGGAGCCCTACGAGCTGCGCCCTATAGCGCCGGCGTCCACCATCGCCTTTACCAGCCATTCGATGGATCCCGCGTCGGTGCTGGCGATATGCGAAGAAAGTTTCTGCCCCGCGCCCGAGGCCTGGGTGCTTGCGATACGGGGGTATGATTTTGCGCTGGGGGAAGGCCTCACCCCGCGGGCCGAAGAAAACCTGAACGCCGCGCTGGACGCCGTTCGCGCGCTGCTTCAGGTCAAGGAGGACAGGACACATGGATGCCGCACGGCACACAAAAACCATACTGACCATTGA
- the hypB gene encoding hydrogenase nickel incorporation protein HypB, producing MEINVVQKVMKVNDELAEAVRKSLADAGVLALNIMSSPGSGKTTLIEKTLAALNHSIRVGVIEGDPETSLDAERIAKYDVPVTQIETAGGCHLEANLVQRALANFDLPNLDLLIIENVGNLVCPASFDLGEAAKVVMVSTTEGHDKPAKYPNMFRKADAIILNKVDLMPYVDFNFEKFRDYVHQLNPGAPLIDISCVTGEGLDAWLLWIEERLALESAQPVS from the coding sequence ATGGAAATCAATGTTGTCCAGAAGGTCATGAAAGTGAACGACGAACTGGCCGAAGCGGTCCGCAAGTCGCTCGCGGATGCCGGCGTGCTTGCCCTGAACATCATGAGTTCCCCGGGGTCCGGCAAGACTACGCTTATCGAGAAGACGCTGGCCGCGTTGAACCACTCTATCCGCGTCGGCGTGATCGAGGGGGACCCGGAGACCTCGCTTGACGCGGAACGCATCGCGAAGTACGACGTTCCGGTGACGCAGATCGAGACCGCGGGCGGTTGCCACCTGGAGGCGAATCTCGTCCAGCGCGCGCTGGCGAACTTCGACCTGCCGAATCTCGACCTGCTGATCATCGAGAATGTGGGCAACCTCGTCTGCCCGGCGAGCTTCGACCTCGGCGAGGCGGCGAAGGTGGTGATGGTGAGCACGACGGAGGGGCACGACAAGCCCGCGAAGTATCCGAACATGTTCCGGAAGGCCGATGCGATTATCCTGAACAAAGTGGACCTGATGCCCTATGTGGACTTCAATTTTGAGAAGTTTCGCGACTATGTGCACCAGCTGAACCCCGGCGCCCCGCTGATCGATATCTCGTGCGTCACCGGCGAGGGGCTGGACGCCTGGCTGCTGTGGATCGAAGAACGGCTCGCGCTGGAATCCGCCCAACCGGTTTCCTGA
- a CDS encoding (2Fe-2S)-binding protein — MSAQHDTSAETFTFTLDGATVTAKPGQTILEAAQDAGIYIPKLCQKDGLSPGGHCRICTVMVNGRPASACTLPATPDVVVENNTDDLNTMRRHVVEMLFVEGNHVCPSCEASGNCELQALGYRLGMTAPQYPYLSPVRELDATHDDILIDRNRCVLCGRCARASRELDGKSVFGFEGRGINKRIAVNASNGLAGTDIELTDEAVAACPVGCILVKGRSHVVPIGQRMYDHTPIGADVES; from the coding sequence ATGAGCGCGCAACACGATACTTCCGCCGAGACCTTTACCTTCACCTTGGACGGTGCAACGGTAACCGCGAAACCGGGCCAGACGATACTCGAGGCCGCCCAGGACGCGGGCATTTACATCCCGAAGCTGTGTCAGAAGGATGGCCTGAGCCCGGGCGGTCACTGCCGTATTTGCACGGTGATGGTGAACGGACGCCCGGCCAGCGCGTGCACGCTGCCGGCGACGCCGGATGTGGTGGTGGAGAACAATACGGACGATCTGAACACGATGCGGCGGCACGTGGTCGAGATGCTGTTCGTCGAAGGCAACCACGTGTGCCCCTCCTGCGAAGCGAGCGGCAACTGCGAGCTTCAGGCCCTGGGCTACCGCCTGGGCATGACGGCGCCACAGTATCCGTACCTCAGCCCGGTGCGCGAGTTGGACGCCACACACGACGACATCCTGATCGACCGCAACCGCTGCGTGCTCTGCGGGCGTTGCGCCCGGGCGTCGCGGGAGCTGGACGGCAAGTCGGTCTTCGGGTTCGAGGGCCGCGGCATCAACAAGCGCATCGCGGTGAACGCGAGCAACGGCCTGGCCGGCACGGACATCGAGTTGACGGACGAGGCGGTGGCGGCGTGCCCCGTCGGCTGCATCCTGGTCAAAGGCCGGAGCCACGTCGTCCCCATCGGGCAGCGCATGTACGATCATACCCCCATCGGCGCGGATGTTGAGTCCTGA
- a CDS encoding Ni/Fe hydrogenase subunit alpha — protein sequence MTQAVTTDRRKVVINPVTRVEGHGKVTLHLDDAGHIEEARFHIIEFRGFERFIQGRPYWEAPTVVQRLCGICPVSHHLCASKAMDVVAGVDEVSPTADKMRRLMHYGQTFQSHVLHFYHLASPDLLFGFDAPVEQRNVIGVIRAHPDVARKAVLMRKYGQEVIKATAGKKIHGTGSVPGGINKNLSIAERDVLLRGIDEMIAWAVEGLEICKSVVKSDMDRLLAFGSFDSNFVSIVTEDGGLDLYDGNLRARDQDGKIIFDQVPPAEYVNYIREEVRPWSYMKFPYIISMGKERGWYRVGPLARINNCDYIDTPIAEAERQAFVALGGGKPIQSTMAYHWARMIETVHSAEKIKELLNDPDLQGDELIRKGERRASGAAWIEAPRGTLIHHYEVDDKDLITMANLIVSTTHNNEAMNRAVQTVAAQYLDGHEITEGLLNHIEVGIRAYDPCLSCATHALGQMRLQVQLVDQSENVVSELVRG from the coding sequence ATGACACAGGCTGTAACGACCGATCGCCGGAAGGTGGTGATCAATCCGGTGACCCGCGTGGAGGGGCACGGGAAAGTGACCTTGCACCTCGACGACGCCGGCCACATTGAGGAAGCGCGGTTCCACATCATCGAGTTCCGCGGGTTCGAGCGCTTCATCCAGGGGCGGCCCTACTGGGAGGCTCCCACCGTGGTCCAGCGCCTCTGCGGCATCTGCCCGGTGAGCCATCACCTCTGCGCCTCCAAGGCGATGGACGTGGTGGCGGGGGTGGACGAGGTTTCGCCGACGGCCGACAAGATGCGCCGCCTGATGCACTATGGCCAGACCTTCCAGTCGCACGTGCTGCACTTCTACCACCTGGCCTCGCCGGACCTGCTGTTCGGCTTTGACGCCCCGGTGGAACAGCGCAACGTGATCGGCGTGATCCGCGCGCACCCCGATGTCGCTCGGAAGGCCGTCCTGATGCGCAAGTACGGGCAGGAGGTGATCAAGGCGACGGCGGGAAAGAAGATCCACGGCACGGGATCGGTGCCCGGCGGCATCAATAAGAATCTCAGCATTGCGGAGCGGGACGTGTTGCTGCGCGGCATCGACGAGATGATCGCCTGGGCCGTTGAAGGGCTGGAGATTTGCAAGTCGGTCGTGAAGTCCGACATGGACCGCCTGCTCGCCTTCGGCAGCTTCGATTCCAACTTCGTCAGTATCGTGACCGAGGACGGCGGGCTGGACCTGTACGACGGCAATCTCCGCGCGCGGGACCAGGACGGCAAGATCATCTTCGACCAGGTCCCCCCGGCGGAGTACGTGAATTACATTCGCGAGGAGGTCCGCCCCTGGAGCTACATGAAGTTCCCGTACATCATTTCGATGGGCAAGGAACGCGGCTGGTACCGCGTGGGCCCGCTCGCGCGTATCAACAACTGCGATTACATCGACACCCCGATCGCGGAAGCGGAGCGCCAGGCCTTCGTCGCGCTGGGCGGCGGGAAGCCGATCCAGTCGACGATGGCGTACCACTGGGCGCGCATGATCGAGACCGTGCACTCGGCGGAGAAGATCAAGGAGCTGTTGAACGACCCGGACCTTCAGGGCGACGAATTGATCCGGAAGGGCGAACGCCGGGCCTCGGGCGCGGCGTGGATCGAGGCGCCGCGCGGTACGCTGATCCACCACTACGAAGTGGACGACAAGGACCTGATCACGATGGCGAATCTGATCGTGTCCACAACGCACAACAACGAGGCGATGAACCGGGCGGTGCAGACGGTGGCGGCGCAGTACCTGGACGGCCACGAGATCACCGAGGGCCTGCTCAACCACATTGAGGTGGGCATACGGGCCTACGATCCGTGCCTGAGCTGCGCGACACACGCGCTGGGCCAGATGCGGCTGCAGGTGCAGCTCGTGGACCAGTCCGAGAACGTGGTTTCGGAGCTGGTGCGCGGATGA
- a CDS encoding NAD(P)H-dependent oxidoreductase subunit E, whose amino-acid sequence MVDTDLIKRIVQQYGSDRSRLMDMARAVHAALGHISEEASAALAEALGVPLVEVRDMVSFYAFFSREAQAQNVVRLCHAAVERMQGADAIAAALESAAGTRFGANDPGADIALRYTSCIGLSDQGPSALVNGVPLTNLTADDIPGIVAAIRSGADLSKLPQASVDNDVRVAGPVIFASTERGAAVRKAVTMTPDEVIDEINTSRLRGRGGAGFPTAMKWRFCRDAKGEAHYVVCNADEGEPGTFKDRVILAQNPNLVFGGMTVAAYAVGAREGILYLRAEYEYMVPHLEGELAKRRHLGLLGTNICGREGFDFDIRIQLGAGAYICGEESALIESLEGKRGAPRARPPFPVQCGYLGQPTLVNNVETLCCAARILVNGGAWFAGIGTKDSTGTKLLSVSGDCEKPGVYELDYGITVRQLLEMVGAENAQAVQMGGPSGRCLAPKDYARTISFDDLPTGGSVMIFGPERDIIEVMRQFTAFFAEESCGWCTPCRAGTTLLEKGLEKILEGRATDRDLRELESLGLTVKTMSRCGLGQTAANPVLTTLRNFPDLYADRVRPDNGGVGIDLEKAEAEFHAIAGHAAATGETN is encoded by the coding sequence ATGGTAGATACGGATCTCATCAAACGGATCGTCCAGCAATATGGATCGGACCGGAGCCGCCTGATGGATATGGCGCGCGCGGTTCATGCGGCATTGGGGCACATCTCCGAGGAGGCGTCCGCCGCGCTTGCGGAGGCCCTGGGCGTACCGTTGGTGGAAGTGCGGGACATGGTCAGCTTCTACGCGTTCTTTTCCCGGGAAGCGCAGGCGCAGAATGTGGTCCGGCTGTGCCACGCGGCGGTGGAGCGGATGCAGGGCGCGGACGCGATTGCGGCGGCGCTGGAGTCGGCGGCGGGGACGCGGTTTGGAGCCAATGATCCCGGCGCGGACATCGCCCTGCGTTACACGAGCTGCATCGGCCTGAGCGATCAGGGCCCGAGCGCGCTGGTCAATGGGGTTCCGCTGACGAACCTGACCGCGGACGACATTCCGGGGATTGTGGCGGCCATCCGTTCCGGCGCGGACCTGAGCAAGCTCCCGCAGGCGAGCGTGGACAACGATGTGCGGGTGGCGGGCCCGGTAATCTTCGCGTCGACGGAGCGGGGCGCGGCGGTGCGGAAGGCGGTGACGATGACGCCGGACGAGGTTATCGACGAGATAAACACGTCGCGGCTGCGCGGGCGGGGCGGCGCGGGTTTCCCGACGGCGATGAAATGGCGCTTCTGCCGGGACGCCAAGGGGGAGGCGCACTACGTGGTGTGCAACGCGGACGAGGGTGAGCCGGGGACGTTCAAGGACCGGGTGATCCTGGCGCAGAACCCGAACCTGGTTTTCGGGGGGATGACGGTGGCGGCGTATGCGGTCGGGGCGCGGGAGGGCATCCTCTACCTGCGCGCGGAATACGAATACATGGTCCCGCACCTGGAGGGCGAACTGGCGAAGCGCCGGCACCTCGGGCTGCTCGGGACGAATATTTGCGGCCGCGAAGGCTTCGACTTTGATATCCGCATCCAGCTCGGGGCCGGGGCGTACATCTGCGGCGAGGAATCGGCGCTGATCGAGTCGCTCGAAGGGAAGCGCGGCGCGCCGCGCGCGCGCCCGCCGTTCCCGGTGCAGTGCGGCTACCTGGGCCAGCCGACGCTGGTGAACAACGTCGAGACCTTGTGCTGCGCGGCGCGGATCCTGGTGAATGGGGGCGCGTGGTTCGCGGGCATCGGCACGAAGGACTCCACCGGAACGAAGCTGTTGAGCGTCTCCGGCGACTGCGAGAAGCCGGGTGTGTACGAGCTGGACTACGGGATTACGGTGCGGCAGCTGCTGGAGATGGTGGGCGCGGAAAACGCGCAGGCCGTGCAGATGGGCGGCCCTTCGGGCCGTTGCCTGGCCCCGAAGGACTACGCGCGCACAATATCCTTCGACGATCTGCCCACGGGCGGTTCGGTGATGATCTTCGGGCCGGAGCGCGACATCATCGAAGTGATGCGGCAGTTCACCGCGTTCTTCGCGGAGGAATCCTGCGGGTGGTGCACCCCGTGCCGCGCGGGGACGACGCTGCTGGAGAAGGGGCTGGAGAAGATTCTGGAGGGCCGGGCGACGGATCGCGACCTTCGCGAGCTGGAGTCCCTGGGCCTCACCGTGAAGACGATGAGCCGGTGCGGTCTGGGACAGACGGCGGCCAACCCGGTGCTAACGACCCTGCGCAACTTCCCGGACCTGTACGCGGACCGCGTGCGGCCCGATAACGGCGGCGTGGGGATAGACCTCGAGAAGGCGGAGGCCGAATTCCACGCGATCGCGGGGCACGCGGCGGCCACAGGAGAGACGAACTGA
- a CDS encoding HypC/HybG/HupF family hydrogenase formation chaperone: MCLAVPGEILEITEEDPLARQAKVSFGGLVKPVSLALLPEACAGEYVLVHAGVAISVVDAEEAEKTLEYLREIDELNELEDGASP; encoded by the coding sequence ATGTGTTTAGCCGTACCCGGTGAAATTCTCGAAATAACCGAAGAGGATCCGCTTGCGCGGCAGGCGAAGGTGAGCTTCGGCGGCTTGGTGAAGCCCGTGTCGCTGGCCCTGCTTCCCGAGGCGTGTGCGGGGGAATACGTGCTGGTGCACGCGGGCGTCGCCATCAGTGTGGTCGACGCGGAGGAAGCTGAGAAGACCCTGGAGTACCTCCGCGAGATCGACGAACTGAACGAGCTGGAAGACGGGGCCTCCCCATGA